One window of Salegentibacter sp. Hel_I_6 genomic DNA carries:
- the udk gene encoding uridine kinase: MLIIGITGGTGSGKTTVVRQIIDELKNEEVDVISQDSYYKDLSHLSKEERVKTNFDHPKSIDFDLLVSHLKELKSGNTIQQPVYSFTDHNRTKQTIETQPRKVVIVEGILIFAHPDIREMFDIKIYVHADSDERLIRRLKRDISERGRDLDEVLWRYQTTLKPMHQQFIEPTKEFADLIIPTNRYNTVAVDIVQTIIKDRLT, translated from the coding sequence ATGCTCATTATAGGAATTACAGGTGGAACCGGAAGTGGAAAGACTACGGTAGTAAGACAAATTATAGACGAATTAAAAAATGAAGAGGTAGATGTAATTTCCCAGGATTCCTACTATAAAGACCTAAGCCACTTATCTAAAGAAGAACGGGTTAAAACCAATTTTGACCATCCAAAATCTATAGATTTTGACCTGCTGGTTTCGCATTTGAAAGAACTTAAATCCGGGAATACAATTCAACAACCTGTCTATTCTTTTACAGATCATAACCGCACGAAACAAACCATTGAAACCCAGCCCAGGAAAGTGGTGATTGTAGAAGGTATTCTAATTTTTGCCCATCCTGATATTCGGGAAATGTTCGATATCAAGATTTATGTTCATGCCGATAGTGATGAACGTTTAATTCGCCGACTTAAAAGAGATATTTCTGAACGTGGCCGTGATTTAGACGAAGTTCTCTGGCGCTACCAAACTACGCTCAAACCCATGCACCAGCAATTTATAGAACCTACCAAAGAATTTGCCGATCTAATTATTCCCACGAACCGATACAATACCGTAGCTGTTGATATTGTGCAAACCATAATCAAAGACCGCTTGACGTAA
- a CDS encoding septum formation initiator family protein encodes MKLKELRNKKWFKIISNKYVLLILIFGGWMLFLDSNSWLVHNELNQEIDELEENRQYYENEISKDRTTIEQLQDSVEMEKFARQQYYMKRPDEEIFIIEYDTIQD; translated from the coding sequence GTGAAATTAAAAGAATTAAGAAACAAAAAGTGGTTTAAAATTATCAGCAACAAATATGTGCTGCTAATACTTATTTTTGGAGGCTGGATGCTATTTCTAGATAGCAATTCCTGGTTAGTTCATAACGAACTCAATCAGGAAATAGATGAACTGGAAGAAAACAGGCAATATTACGAAAATGAGATTTCCAAAGACAGGACTACCATAGAGCAACTTCAGGATTCAGTTGAAATGGAAAAATTTGCCCGTCAGCAATATTATATGAAACGTCCTGATGAAGAAATATTCATAATAGAATACGACACAATTCAGGATTAA
- a CDS encoding site-specific integrase yields MRTSQTFSISFIIRKKKKQPDLAILYARITVNGKSLEISLKRTIPLDKWNQAANKLTDSSSESRLINKKIDETKAQLYKIQDSLLKEGLLITAQTVKARFLWSDQQHYTLIYLINFHKEKMGNVLKYGTMKNYTTTENYLKDFLKAQYHTSDIYLKQVDYQFTLGFESFLRGLPSLQNNGVMKHMERFKKLMRLAEDLDWIEKNPAKKFKLRFDQVDMVYLSKAELQKIKEKEFKRSTHNINRDIFVFCCYTGLPYGNVKELKKKHIQIGVDGNKWIYTRRIKTNTMLRIPLLEEAERILEKYQDHPKVNSSDILLPVYSNQKTNQYLREITKAVKINKELSFHAARHTFATTVTLANGVPIETVSKLLGHTKLSTTQIYARVIDSKISSDMDKLRGKL; encoded by the coding sequence ATGCGTACCAGTCAAACCTTTTCCATTTCTTTTATTATCCGAAAGAAGAAAAAACAACCAGACTTAGCCATTCTCTATGCCCGAATCACCGTAAATGGTAAATCACTTGAAATTAGTTTAAAACGAACTATTCCGCTTGACAAGTGGAATCAAGCTGCTAATAAACTTACTGATAGCAGTTCTGAAAGCCGGCTAATCAATAAAAAAATTGATGAAACCAAGGCGCAGCTCTATAAAATCCAGGACAGTCTTTTAAAAGAAGGACTTCTGATCACGGCACAGACGGTCAAAGCTAGATTTCTGTGGAGTGATCAGCAACATTATACGCTTATCTATCTGATCAACTTTCATAAGGAGAAAATGGGTAATGTTTTAAAGTATGGGACTATGAAAAACTATACTACTACGGAAAACTACCTCAAAGATTTTTTAAAAGCTCAGTATCATACTTCGGATATTTATTTAAAACAGGTTGATTACCAGTTTACTTTAGGGTTTGAAAGTTTTTTAAGGGGCTTGCCAAGCCTTCAAAATAATGGAGTTATGAAACATATGGAACGTTTTAAAAAACTGATGCGCCTGGCCGAAGATTTAGATTGGATTGAAAAGAACCCAGCCAAAAAGTTTAAACTCCGATTTGACCAAGTGGATATGGTCTACCTATCCAAAGCCGAATTACAGAAGATCAAGGAAAAGGAGTTCAAAAGATCTACTCACAATATCAACCGAGATATTTTTGTGTTCTGTTGTTATACAGGTTTGCCTTATGGCAATGTCAAGGAACTAAAGAAAAAGCATATTCAGATAGGTGTTGATGGGAATAAATGGATCTACACCCGAAGGATCAAAACGAATACGATGCTCAGAATTCCCTTATTAGAAGAAGCCGAGCGTATTCTTGAAAAGTACCAGGATCATCCAAAAGTAAATTCCAGTGATATTTTACTTCCTGTCTATTCCAACCAGAAAACCAACCAGTACTTACGCGAAATCACCAAAGCGGTAAAGATAAATAAAGAACTTAGTTTCCACGCCGCTAGGCATACATTCGCAACAACGGTAACCTTAGCCAATGGCGTTCCCATAGAAACGGTATCTAAGCTTTTAGGACATACAAAATTATCTACTACTCAAATTTATGCTCGGGTAATTGATTCTAAAATTTCAAGTGATATGGATAAGTTAAGAGGGAAATTATAA
- a CDS encoding PQQ-dependent sugar dehydrogenase: MKRILLLLGLIFTFSACGDNQKSEDKAEVEEPAETNNQDSNNPVPKEQPEAVSPENEYEYEVIAENMSIPWGFDFLPDGSILATEKGGDIYHFKDGKRVAITGGPKIYDQGQGGLLDIAVHPDFENNNWVYITYSSDEGDGEGGNTALMRAKLENNQLTSREDLYKATPNSTRGQHFGSRIVFDGEGHLFFSVGDRGNRDVNPQDITRDGGKIYRLNLDGSIPSDNPFVGEENAKEAIYSYGHRNPQGMIFNEETGEVWVNEHGPKGGDEINIIKAGKNYGWPVVTYGENYDGTTITEERTGPEFTNPLTYWLPSIAPSGFEKVTSDKYPELKGNLLVGALKFQYLEHLAIENGRVTKREKLLEGLGRLRDVQQGPDGFIYAAVEGTGIVKLLPLEEAE; encoded by the coding sequence ATGAAACGAATTTTATTATTATTAGGCTTAATTTTCACATTCTCGGCCTGCGGAGATAATCAAAAATCTGAGGATAAAGCCGAGGTGGAAGAACCAGCAGAAACAAATAACCAGGACTCTAATAATCCAGTTCCTAAAGAGCAACCAGAGGCTGTTTCACCAGAAAATGAGTATGAGTACGAAGTTATCGCTGAAAACATGTCAATTCCATGGGGGTTTGATTTTCTTCCCGATGGTAGCATCCTTGCAACCGAAAAAGGTGGCGATATTTATCATTTTAAAGATGGTAAACGTGTAGCGATTACCGGCGGTCCTAAAATTTATGATCAGGGACAGGGTGGCCTTTTAGATATCGCCGTGCACCCAGATTTCGAGAATAATAATTGGGTTTATATCACCTATTCATCAGATGAAGGTGATGGCGAAGGTGGCAATACTGCCTTAATGCGTGCAAAACTTGAAAACAATCAACTAACCAGTCGCGAAGATTTATATAAAGCCACTCCTAACTCTACAAGAGGGCAACATTTTGGATCAAGAATTGTTTTTGATGGCGAAGGGCATTTATTCTTTAGTGTTGGAGACCGTGGAAATAGAGATGTTAATCCTCAAGATATCACCAGAGACGGTGGTAAGATTTATAGGCTTAACTTAGATGGAAGTATTCCGTCAGACAACCCTTTTGTGGGCGAAGAAAATGCTAAAGAAGCGATCTACTCTTATGGACATAGAAATCCGCAGGGAATGATCTTCAACGAAGAAACCGGGGAAGTTTGGGTAAATGAACATGGACCTAAAGGTGGTGATGAAATAAATATTATTAAAGCCGGGAAAAATTATGGATGGCCAGTAGTAACCTATGGTGAAAACTATGACGGTACAACAATCACCGAAGAAAGAACAGGACCTGAATTCACAAATCCTTTAACTTATTGGTTACCTTCTATTGCACCTAGCGGATTCGAAAAAGTAACTTCTGATAAATATCCTGAATTAAAAGGAAATCTTTTAGTTGGGGCGCTTAAATTTCAATATTTAGAACATTTAGCTATAGAAAATGGCAGGGTGACGAAACGAGAAAAATTACTGGAAGGTCTTGGTAGACTGAGAGATGTACAACAAGGCCCAGATGGTTTTATTTATGCAGCTGTAGAAGGAACGGGAATAGTAAAACTATTGCCACTTGAAGAAGCAGAATAA